The following coding sequences are from one Zalophus californianus isolate mZalCal1 chromosome 15, mZalCal1.pri.v2, whole genome shotgun sequence window:
- the LOC113933908 gene encoding LOW QUALITY PROTEIN: tryptophan 5-hydroxylase 1-like (The sequence of the model RefSeq protein was modified relative to this genomic sequence to represent the inferred CDS: deleted 1 base in 1 codon; substituted 1 base at 1 genomic stop codon), with translation MIEDNKENKDHSLQRGRATLIFSLKNEVGGLIKALKIFQEKHVNLLHIESQKSKRRNSEFEIFVDCDINREQLNDIFHLLKSRTNVLSVNPPDNFTVKEDGMETVPWFPKKIPDLDHCANRVLMYSSELDADHPGFKDNVYHKRRKYFADLAMNYKHGDPIPKVEFTEEEIKTWGTVFQELNKLYPTHACREYLKNLPLLSKYCGYREDNIPQWEDVSNFLKERTVFSIRPVAGYLSPRDFLSGLAFRVFHCTQXVRHSSDPFYTPEPDTCHELLGHVPLLAEPGFAQFSQEIGLASLGASEEAVQKLATCYFFTVEFGLCKQDGQLRVFGAGLLSSISELKHSPSRHAKVKPFDPKITCKQECLITTFQDVSFVSESFEDAKEKMREFTKTIKRPFGVKYNPYTRSIQILKDTKSITSAMNELQHDLDVIIDAFSKVSRQPSI, from the exons ATGATTGAagacaataaggaaaataaagaccaTTCCTTACAAAGAGGAAGAGCAActctcattttttccttgaaGAATGAAGTTGGTGGACTTATAAAAGCACTGAAAATCTTCCAGGAGAAGCATGTGAACCTGTTACATATTGAGTCCcaaaaatcaaagagaagaaactcagaatttgagatttttgttgactgtgATATCAACAGAGAACAATTGAATGACATTTTTCATCTGTTGAAGTCCCGTACTAACGTTCTCTCTGTGAATCCACCAGACAATTTTACTGTGAAGGAAGAT GGTATGGAAACTGTTCCTTGGTTTCCAAAGAAGATTCCTGACCTGGACCATTGTGCCAACAGAGTTCTGATGTATAGTTCTGAACTGGATGCAGATCATCCTGGCTTCAAAGACAATGTCTACCATAAAAGACGGAAGTATTTTGCAGACTTGGCTATGAACTATAAACATGGAGACCCCATTCCCAAGGTTGAATTCACTGAAGAGGAGATTAAGACCTGGGGAACTGTATTCCAAGAGCTCAACAAACTTTACCCAACCCATGCCTGCAGAGAGTATCTCAAAAACTTACCTTTGCTTTCTAAATATTGTGGATACCGGGAAGATAATATCCCACAATGGGAAGATGtctcaaactttttaaaagagcGCACGGTTTTTTCCATCCGTCCTGTGGCTGGTTACTTATCACCAAGAGATTTCTTATCAGGTTTAGCCTTCCGGGTTTTTCACTGCACACAGTAAGTGAGACACAGTTCAGACCCATTCTATACCCCAGAGCCAGATACTTGCCATGAACTCTTAGGTCATGTCCCCCTTTTGGCTGAACCTGGTTTTGCGCAATTCTCCCAAGAAATTGGCCTGGCTTCCCTTGGAGCTTCAGAGGAGGCTGTTCAAAAACTGGCAACGTGCTACTTTTTCACTGTGGAGTTTGGTCTCTGTAAACAAGATGGGCAGTTGCGAGTCTTTGGTGCTGGATTACTTTCTTCTATCAGTGAACTTAAGCATTCACCTTCTAGACATGCCAAAGTAAAGCCCTTTGATCCCAAGATTACCTGCAAACAGGAGTGTCTCATCACAACTTTTCAGGATGTCTCCTTTGTATCTGAAAGCTTTGAAGATGCAAAGGAGAAGATGAGAGAATTTACCAAAACAATTAAGCGTCCATTTGGAGTGAAGTATAATCCATACACACGGAGTATTCAGATCTTGAAAGACACCAAGAGCATAACCAGCGCCATGAATGAGCTGCAGCATGATCTCGATGTCATCATTGATGCCTTTTCGAAGGTCAGCAGACAGCCAAGCATCTGA